In Vicinamibacteria bacterium, the sequence AGCCCATGCCGCGAATCCGACCATGGAGGCGTATAGGAGGTGAACTTGGCAATAGTACAGCGCGCGCGCGATGTGTTCATGCATGCCCTTTCCCTCCACGGCCCCGCCTGCTATTGCTGCCGCCCACGGCATGTTGAAGAGCCTTCAAATCCTTCAGCGTGATCGTGCCACTCTCGAGCAGATTGGACACGAGCAGACGTGAGGACCCGCCGAATAGGTCCAGGAGATCTCGAACCAGCCCGCTCCGGTATTCGGCCTGCTCGATCGCGGGTTCGAAGAGTTG encodes:
- a CDS encoding BlaI/MecI/CopY family transcriptional regulator; translated protein: MNRPRLSKAEARILEQYWKLGTCSVREILDSLPLEERVAYTTVQTLVYRLEAKGALRKVKKIGNAQLFEPAIEQAEYRSGLVRDLLDLFGGSSRLLVSNLLESGTITLKDLKALQHAVGGSNSRRGRGGKGHA